The following are encoded in a window of Eschrichtius robustus isolate mEscRob2 chromosome 1, mEscRob2.pri, whole genome shotgun sequence genomic DNA:
- the LOC137759275 gene encoding bcl-2-binding component 3, isoforms 3/4-like: MKRRWEHQALQDGQAGKTVPRESEVGHVDLSAGRSGPGSRGSGLQLPPWGRGPGRPPGVAAGGGRRPRHRGGAGGRCPRTTPARPERAPLRPSRRSEGSAVRAPEQGKHPWGTLSPRPRAPAGSPPLWAGEPTGGRRPAPPPRPGVPRAPGARRRSLGPRRPAAAAPGLGLAPGPSGAHSGPGRPDGAQESIGDLPRPPMAGLTLPPNHPVGRALPGSRPGARRRRAGDASRAPSESPPPPPQAVPLRRRGPEEARPFRLGGRGLRPGPGSLPCPATRSPEGDGILRGVGGVEGAKRWRRRRGPGAGNQRLGMAARRVAPGQARGMKGSLSSSDTASGFLLPPPPASLIGAGC; the protein is encoded by the exons ATGAAACGCAGGTGGGAGCACCAGGCCCTCCAAGACGGCCAAGCCGGGAAGACAGTTCCCCGGGAGTCCGAAGTGGGCCACGTCGAT CTGAGCGCGGGGAGGTCGGGGCCGGGGTCACGCGGCTCCGGGCTGCAGCTGCCGCCGTGGGGCCGGGGTCCTGGGCGGCCCCCGGGCGTCGCggccggcggcgggcggcggcccCGGCATCGCGGCGGCGCGGGCGGCCGCTGTCCTCGCACGACCCCGGCCCGTCCAGAGCGCGCCCCGCTCCGACCCTCGAGGAGGAGCGAGGGGAGCGCGGTTCGGGCGCCCGAGCAAGGTAAGCACCCCTGGGGGACCCTGAGCCCTCGACCGCGCGCCCCGGCCGGCTCTCCGCCGCTCTGGGCTGGCGAGCCGACGGGAGGCCGCAGGCCGGCCCCACCGCCCCGGCCTGGTGTTCCCCGCGCGCCTGGGGCCCGACGCCGGAGCCTGGGCCCCCGGAGACCCGCCGCCGCGGCGCCCGGCCTGGGCCTGGCCCCGGGGCCCTCGGGGGCTCACTCCGGGCCCGGGAGGCCAGACGGAGCCCAGGAGAGCATCGGTGACCTGCCCAGGCCGCCCATGGCGGGGCTCACCCTCCCTCCGAACCACCCCGTGGGCAGGGCCTTACCAGGGTCCCGGCCGGGCGCTCGGCGTCGGCGGGCAGGCGACGCGTCCCGGGCGCCCTCCGAGagccccccgccgccccctcAAGCGGTCCCCCTGCGCAGGCGCGGGCCGGAGGAGGCCAGGCCTTTCCGGCTTGGGGGGCGCGGGCTCCGGCCCGGACCTGGGTCGCTGCCCTGCCCGGCCACCCGGTCACCCGAGGGCGATGGCAtattgcggggggtggggggcgtggaGGGGGCCAAGAGATGGCGGCGTCGGCGAGGCCCAGGCGCCGGCAATCAAAGGCTGGGGATGGCGGCCCGCCGCGTTGCCCCAGGCCAGGCCCGGGGCATGAAAGGATCTTTATCCTCGAGTGACACGGCCAGCGGTTTCCTCCTGCCTCCCCCGCCCGCGTCCTTAATTGGGGCCGGCTGCTAA